The Meles meles chromosome 6, mMelMel3.1 paternal haplotype, whole genome shotgun sequence genome has a window encoding:
- the LOC123944120 gene encoding granzyme B-like produces MQPLLLLLLLAFRLPSGAQAGEIIGGHEAKPHSRPYMAYLSIKNQDKEINCGGFLVHKKFVLTAAHCYGSSIQVTLGAHNIKKPETTWQVIPVKTSIPHPDYDPNNYSNDIMLLLLEREAKQTVAVKLLRLPRDKNRVRPRQVCTVAGWGKMAKIGRYPDTLQEVRLEVQDDGKCKSRYPKHYNRTIELCVGNPEEKKSSFRGDSGGPLVCNNVAQGIVSYGRNDGTPPRVYTKISPFLPWIKKTMKSLYLQEPDYLL; encoded by the exons ATGCAGccactcctgctcctgctcctgctggccTTTCGCCTGCCTTCCGGGGCCCAGGCAG GAGAGATCATCGGGGGACATGAGGCCAAGCCCCACTCCCGGCCTTACATGGCGTATCTTAGTATCAAGAATCAGGATAAGGAGATAAATTGTGGTGGATTCCTGGTACACAAGAAGTTCGTGCTGACAGCTGCTCACTGCTATGGGAG CTCCATCCAGGTCACCCTGGGGGCCCACAACATCAAGAAACCAGAGACAACCTGGCAGGTCATCCCCGTGAAAACATCCATCCCTCACCCAGACTATGATCCCAACAACTACTCCAACGACATCATGTTACTGCTG CTGGAGAGAGAGGCCAAGCAGACTGTAGCTGTGAAGCTCCTCCGCCTGCCCAGGGACAAGAACCGGGTGAGGCCAAGACAGGTGTGCACTGTGGCCGGCTGGGGGAAGATGGCCAAGATAGGCAGGTACCCAGACACTCTGCAGGAGGTGAGGCTGGAAGTGCAGGACGATGGCAAGTGCAAATCCCGCTATCCCAAGCATTACAACCGCACCATTGAGCTGTGTGTGGGGAACCCAGAGGAAAAGAAGTCTTCCTTTCGG GGGGACTCTGGAGGCCCTCTCGTGTGTAACAATGTGGCCCAGGGCATTGTGTCCTATGGACGAAATGATGGGACACCTCCCCGGGTCTACACCAAAATCTCACCTTTCCTGCCTTGGATAAAGAAAACCATGAAAAGCCTCTACTTGCAGGAGCCAGACTATTTGCTCTAG